ATATATGTGTTGATGTAAAATGTGTGTCTgacaataataaagaaaatgtcaTGTCCCTCTTGCTGTAGAAGACACTTTCTCAAACAAGTTAATTTTCAAACTTAGCCTAAACGTTCAATTAAcctattttaagtaaatattagcTGTCTAACTTACCACAAAACAAATTTGCAGATACATGAATCCAATTGTTTACATTCCTTTCGGTTTCTCACAGGCCTGACAATGTTATTAATCTTTAAAGaattataaatacacaaagTAATAGATCAAGTGAATTAAATGAATCAGAGCGAACTGACTGTCCAAACCTTTTTTTCGAATTTCTGTGGCAGCCTGTCactacccttaccaaaaagaagtattcttcaagtttattttatgtagtatacttaagtaaagttcaagtctattttaaagtatactttatATACTAAGTATACAGATATCAGCGTACTAATGGTATACTTTTAGgtatactattttaatactccttgggactaaattggcccactttctagtatatataagtatactttaagtataacagtagtaaactttgagtacacaactactttacatctatgtttttagtttgtactgcaagtattcTAAAAGTGAACTGATAGGTATACtaatagtttactaattaaatactttttttaaatgcatttttagtacactttgaagtatagtctcagtaaactactagtttagaagttttatactgcaagtatactcgttttttttttttttttttttaagtgaactttaaatcatacttcgagtatactactatgtccctttttagatattaatttgtatatattttgtatatgtatatatgaatatatgaatatctgaacatacaaaacattatgaataatttaatctaatatgtagacaactttgtctttgtttgtaaagcattttacaagattaagaTATCCAGGGAATGGATATAAGTAGTCGAAAatatctaggcctcaaaactagatacacaaacctcaagaacgaTGACAATCAGCAAGTATTAAAAAGATGAGATTTTTAcgtcacagtacaacaaataactaacaataatgactaaacaacaacaaaaaaagtttaatgaagtcagcaaacagcaaaacaataatcttaTAACCgtaactggataatttatttatgctgcaatgcatgctgggaacttacaaagccttaaaatttcaacaatatgaaattctttgttcagacaactgtgtttgactagttgggacaacatttgcgGTAATTTTGTTGGTTTGACAAGGGTTTTATATAGTTgcaagaaaatagcattttttagtatttgagactcaaaatgtttcgtaaattggaaaatatgtatttgcattttttaaagtgtggaagcatttggtttcttcttcacttgtgttttggaaattatGTACAGAAGATCTGTAATACCATCTCtcatgtataacaatgaaaacacagattctcatagcacaagtatagctcaaatatatttagactttttctaagtataagtcaagtatacgtaaatgttattttaaggatatttctgataagtatataaagcacatttctgagaattacataaaaagtagactgaaagtatactttcatatttttagtttaaaagaagtatactaatagcacattTGCATTatcttctttttcgtaagggtaaTAACGAAACAGTTATTGtctattacaatattacaattttttaatataaaatagtaaatattagcTGCCTAACTTACCACAAAACAAATTTGCAAATACATTAGTCCAATTGTTTACATTCCTTTCGGTTCCTCACAGGCCTGACATAGTTAATcttttaataatcataaatacaCGCATTCAAATCAATGAAATGAACCAGAGCGAGTTGACTGACCGTTAGTATTTGAATTTCTGTGGCGGGCTGTCACTTCTCGAAAGAAGCAAGCGGTGCGCTCGGATTTTAGCCGAAGCTACCTTgagaagaaaacatttaaaaaacatgtccgtttttttaatataccattttgtttgaaatataatttagtttGAAGTATATGTAACCTTGTTGTGTGTAGTTTATTACAGCTCATATTTGATTCGTTTCATTAACGTAATGAAAGCCAGACGTAGATGTCATGTTTAATGTCTAGTCTCTGACTAGgaaatcaaatattaatttaaacgaATTTTATTGCATTCATTAACAAGACAAGCAGAAAATATATGCTATGTTGATATAAATCTAAAgctaattcattaattcatgtAGTTCATCTTGTAACTTGTGTTATGGAAGCTACATTAACTTAtgattttacttattttgagttaaaaaaaaaaaaaggtttccaGCTTTAGAGAGACTCGAGGCGGAACGGAGTAATTAGTGTCGAGGACGTTCAGGAGTGTGTTTCTCGTTGCGCGTGTTTACTTCCGGCGCAGCCCGGAAACATCAGAGGGGTTCTGGAGGTGACCGAATGGCAGTGTGCAGAATTGATTTGATTTCTGCATTATAACAGAAATAGTAATTGTCAGTGGTTGGACGTTAGACTATTTTTGCTGTCTGTGGTGATATACTGCGTTCAGAATGGGGTCACATCTCGTGCGGAGTTATATCACGGAAAGGGACACGACGCCAGACCCGAGAAAACCGTCCGCATATGACCCGCAATTGGGCTTCCCTGAGCGGAAAGAGAGAGGTAACACAACACTCCTTACTGAACACCTTATACGCGCGTTTCAAACGTCATTCGTCACTTTCAGATTTGCTTATGTCTCTAAACATGAATCGTGAGTCCTTTGTCCCTCGGATTGACTTTGAACTTCAGGTCCAGTCCAGAGGCTTCAACAAAAACATGGCCCTAAATGTGTCTGTTtaggtttgtgtgtgttaaGGTAAAAGTTACGACCTGTATTCCTGTCGGGATGGTGTCCCAACTAATCATGTAACTTTAGAGTTTACTAAATCACCATTGCCAATACGTTGGATAAACATATCAACCATGTTAATACAAAaactagtttgaccaactagcagtAAGTCAGTcttacttttgtactttttctaAACGTCTGCGTACTTTTCTTACTTTCtgctttttcttaattttacatACTGACTTAGAGAATGTATTACCAGTCttgagagaaaataaataaattacttttttaggcTAGTCTAAGCAGTTTATGCAACCGGTTCCTGAACTAATGTTGACTAATTACCACAACGggtctcaaaaaataaataaataaatagataaaacaaaAGCCCAAATCTAAGATTTATATGTTTGAATAGCAAAAATCTGTTCTAAGAGTGACATAACATCTCCTTCCATTTGGATTGCacagttttaacataaataaacaggTAATGTTTATCAACTCagaaaaatgaactaaaacttaGAAAATAACAATATGTTGTTGTACtgtcaaaataaattttttgaaatagcTTAGAATCGCAATAAATCTGTTAATTGTGAAAACAATTCAGTTAAAGTTAAAGAGTTTGACATGGTTAAAATAAGGCTAGCtgtcaaacaaacaatatttagttaattaaaatatgtgaccgtggaccacaaaaccggccATAaggatttatgcatcatcttaaagttgaataaagttgaataattaatatttccattgatgttaggataggactatatttggccaagatacaactatttgaaaatctggaatttgagggtgcaaaaaaatctaaatgttgagaaaatcgcctttaaagttgtcaaaatgaagttcttagcaatgcatattactaatcaaaaattaacttttttttaaatatttacggtaggatttttccaaaatattttcatgaaacatgatctttaatcaatgtcctaatgatttttagcataaaagagaaATCTATAATGTCGACcaatacagtgtattgttggctaatgttaaaaatatacctgtgtgacttatgactggttttgtggtccaggatttACATACGAGATTGAAAAACGTGATTAAttgatgataaatatataaagctggttactgtgttttaaaacacattgtttATTACAGAAATATCACTTTCATTTATATATGACTGACTGcatcacatgttttttttttgtttttttatatgcaattcaaatcatttgattatttttttttattgagtgtTTAAAAGGcacttttgttttctgtttttgtttttttaaatcttaatgcTCAAACCTGGCTAAAGCTgatctgttttgtcttgttcaCTCTGTAATATAACAATACTCTAAGGATGAACATGATGTGTCATTGTCTTCGgtcttgttttttattgtgaaaCTCACGTTATTTGCTTTGTGTTGTTAGAAATGGTGGCGACGCAGGAGCAGATGAACCTGGCCATGCTGCCGGTGGAGCAGCGTGATTACTGCGCGCACTACCTGCTCAAACTCCTGAAGTGCAAGAGAGACAATTTCCCCAACTTCCTAGCTTGCAAACATGAGAGACACGATTGGGACTACTGCGAACATCAGGAGTAAGAAATGCTCTTATCAATCGGCCTGAGTCAACACACATTCAGAAAAAACACtcaggatgttttttttaattaatttcatatcAGCAGCTTGGTGCAGGATCCTCAGGcttgaaaatctgacttttaaagcatatttgattgtaaaaataattacattaaattcagtttgacataaattgtaattataattgGTTAATTATA
This genomic window from Labeo rohita strain BAU-BD-2019 chromosome 1, IGBB_LRoh.1.0, whole genome shotgun sequence contains:
- the ndufb7 gene encoding NADH dehydrogenase [ubiquinone] 1 beta subcomplex subunit 7 is translated as MGSHLVRSYITERDTTPDPRKPSAYDPQLGFPERKEREMVATQEQMNLAMLPVEQRDYCAHYLLKLLKCKRDNFPNFLACKHERHDWDYCEHQDYVMRMKEYERERRLNLRKKRIEANAA